The Chthoniobacterales bacterium nucleotide sequence GAAGACGCGGTCGGCAACATCACCCTGAGCACGGGCCCCACTGGCACGGTTCGGCAGCGACAGAATGTCGATCTCGTCACGGCGCCGGGGTTCGAAGCCACTGCCGAATGGCAACCGATCTCGGCGCTGAAACTGAGAGGCAGCTGGCTCTTCACCCATCCCACCATCGAGCAGGCGGCCGACCCCACGCTCGAAGGAAAATTGCTCGCCCAAACCCCGGAAAATGTTTTGACCGGCGGCATCGAGTGGATGCCGACCACAAAATGGATCGTGACCGCTCAACTGCGCTACGTCGCCCGGCAGTTCGAGGACGATCAGAACTCCCGGGTGCTGGCCTCATTCACGACTTTCGACGCGGCGGTGATCTACGAGTTTTCCGAGCACGGCTCCGCCTCGGTCCGGGTCGAGAACCTGTTTGATACGCAAATCGAAACCGGCAAATCGGCCGACGGCCTCATCTCAATCGGCGCGCCGCGGCTGGTCAGCTTTCAGGTTCGCTGGCAGCTTTGAGCTACGGTTTCGGTCCGACTGCGACACCCCAGGGTCCGTCGCCGACTTTGACCCGGGTAATTTCCTTGCGCGCTTTTACGTCGACCACCGAGACGTCGTTACTCGCGCCGTTGGCAGTATAGAGCTTCGAGCCGTCCGGACTGAGAACGAGCCCCCAGGCGCGTCCGCCCACCGCGATCGTCGCGACCGATTTGTTGGCCGCTGTATCGATCACGACTACGGAATTTCCACGGCCTGTGGTCACGAACAATTCCTTTCCGTCCTTCGAAACCACGGCGCCCATCGGCATTCCCTCCACCTTGATTTGGCCGATCACCTTATTCGCCGTCGTGTCGACAATCGCCACCGAAGCCTCCGCCTCGGAGGGCACATAGGCGCGAGATCCGTCGGGCAGAAAGGCCACCGATCGCGGACGCGCGCCTACCGTGAAATGCGCGGGCGCGATCGCGTGCTCGGCGTCGATCACATAAACTTCGCCTTTCTCTTCGCAGGTGACATAAACCTGACCGTTTGCTGGATTGACGGCGACGCCTTCGGGCTCGGCCGAAACCCTTACCTCGCCGGCGAGCTTCCCGGAACCGAGATCGATAATCGAAGCGGTGCCCAGATCCTCATTAGCAATGACCGCGTGCTTTCCATCTTTGGTGAGCGCAAACTGTTCCGGATCCGACCCGGCGGGAATTTTCTCGATCAACTTCCGCGCCACCGGATCGATGACGCCGAGGCCGTCCGCTTCCTTGTCGGCCACCGCGCGGCCGCGATCGACGCCGGGTCCCATCCGGGGCGATCCGCTGAGCGCGACATAGACGCGTTTGCCGTCGACGGAACAATGAATTCCGCGCGGCCGTTTGCCGACGGCGAACCCGGCCACGACGGCATTCGTCTCGCCATCGATCACGGTGATGTCATTCGATCTTTCGTTGGTCACGTAAACCACGTAGCCCGGCGACGGCACGGGCTCGGCGCCCTGGCCGGAGACCAAAGGAAGGAGGATTGCAGTTCCCAGAACGGACAGAAAACGGAGATGGACGTTACTCTTCATTGCTTGCCTTTTATCCACGACAATCGTTAGTTGCGCGAGCGTTTGGTGCAGACGCCTTCAGGAATTTTCGCAGGAGGGGAATGTAGCTTTATGAAAAATCGCCTGTCCGCTTTCTCTTTTGGTGTTGCTGGGATGGCCTTTGCTATTTGGGCGGCAATTCTTCCCGCAGCCCCTGGTCCGGACGCAGCCGCGGAGCCACCCGCCGTCCCTGCAACCTTCATAGCCGATGTCACCCAGCATCATAAGAATGCTTCGCGTGACGGTCTTTACATCGATCCAACGTTTACCAACACCTACGCCGCCAATCTGGCGCGCGACCAGGCTTTTGACGGCACGATCGTCGGTAACGTTTATGCCCAACCGCTCTACATCGAGGGCGGCCCGAGCGGTCCCGTCGTGCTTGCGTTCACCGAGTCGAACAACGTTTATGCGCTCAACGCGACGACGGGCGCCATCGTCTGGCAGCGAAATTTGGGCACGGCGGTC carries:
- a CDS encoding beta-propeller fold lactonase family protein encodes the protein MKSNVHLRFLSVLGTAILLPLVSGQGAEPVPSPGYVVYVTNERSNDITVIDGETNAVVAGFAVGKRPRGIHCSVDGKRVYVALSGSPRMGPGVDRGRAVADKEADGLGVIDPVARKLIEKIPAGSDPEQFALTKDGKHAVIANEDLGTASIIDLGSGKLAGEVRVSAEPEGVAVNPANGQVYVTCEEKGEVYVIDAEHAIAPAHFTVGARPRSVAFLPDGSRAYVPSEAEASVAIVDTTANKVIGQIKVEGMPMGAVVSKDGKELFVTTGRGNSVVVIDTAANKSVATIAVGGRAWGLVLSPDGSKLYTANGASNDVSVVDVKARKEITRVKVGDGPWGVAVGPKP